The Arachis ipaensis cultivar K30076 chromosome B07, Araip1.1, whole genome shotgun sequence genome includes a window with the following:
- the LOC107607544 gene encoding altered inheritance of mitochondria protein 3-like has protein sequence MKLGASHNIVLTGPKNKNWGVEHEKWISQWLNSPASVLTGAHGDHYQPSEQYMDWYVRNFGHHLRLSEHANEEQQPQQEQSHQQEQPAQQQHPPWQDQQPYSQPYTYPPYPYLPHPQAYAYPPCAQPCPQPFTQPVISYPPYSQEYAQPFTQPTIQPYTQASTMHEEYIPTQAPHYSLTQILGTSTHDEEQYRHIIDWVQGPESSQWVDNLFSTQDPVQVPVPQEGPGRLSLDASRPPRSFSEYSMPRSSVDSGRSVHRGIGCRQTPTRISMPEEDEEETDNVVEETSAGEHEVDQLGLVPDAVDEGGTSDEMVDEAGVSNLIVMHCDIPTNC, from the coding sequence ATGAAACTCGGCGCATCCCATAACATAGTGCTGACGGGACCCAAAAACAAAAACTGGGGTGTAGAACACGAAAAATGGATCTCACAGTGGTTAAACAGTCCTGCATCCGTATTAACCGGTGCACATGGCGACCATTATCAACCTTCTGAGCAGTACATGGACTGGTATGTTCGTAATTTCGGTCATCACCTGCGTCTCTCCGAGCATGCCAATGAAGAACAACAACCACAGCAAGAGCAATCACATCAACAAGAGCAACCAGCTCAGCAACAACACCCACCATGGCAAGATCAACAACCATATTCACAGCCATATACATACCCACCGTATCCGTACCTACCACATCCACAAGCATATGCATACCCACCATGCGCACAACCATGTCCACAACCTTTCACTCAGCCTGTTATATCATATCCACCATACTCACAGGAATATGCACAACCTTTCACTCAGCCTACCATACAGCCATACACACAGGCCTCTACGATGCACGAGGAATACATACCGACCCAGGCACCGCACTATTCGTTGACACAAATACTAGGGACATCGACACATGATGAGGAACAGTATAGGCATATTATTGATTGGGTTCAAGGTCCTGAGTCATCTCAATGGGTAGATAATTTATTCTCTACCCAAGACCCTGTACAGGTGCCGGTGCCTCAAGAGGGTCCTGGTCGATTATCTTTGGATGCAAGTCGTCCACCGCGGTCCTTTTCTGAGTACTCTATGCCGAGAAGCTCTGTTGATTCTGGTAGGAGTGTCCATAGGGGGATTGGATGTCGGCAGACTCCGACACGGATTTCTATGCCCGAAGAGGATGAGGAGGAGACTGACAATGTGGTTGAGGAGACTAGTGCAGGGGAGCATGAAGTCGATCAGCTCGGTTTAGTTCCTGATGCGGTTGATGAGGGCGGTACAAGTGATGAAATGGTTGACGAAGCAGGTGTAAGTAATTTGATTGTTATGCATTGTGATATTCCAACAAATTGCTAG
- the LOC107609966 gene encoding histone H3.3, translating to MARTKQTARKSTGGKAPRKQLATKAARKSAPTTGGVKKPHRYRPGTVALREIRKYQKSTELLIRKLPFQRLVREIAQDFKTDLRFQSHAVLALQEAAEAYLVGLFEDTNLCAIHAKRVTIMPKDIQLARRIRGERA from the exons ATGGCTCGTACGAAGCAGACCGCTCGTAAGTCTACCGGTGGCAAGGCCCCAAGGAAGCAGCTCGCTACCAAG GCCGCGAGAAAGTCCGCTCCCACAACCGGTGGAGTGAAGAAGCCCCATCGTTATCGCCCTGGAACTGTTGCTCTCCG TGAGATCCGAAAATACCAAAAGAGTACCGAGCTTCTGATCCGTAAGTTACCCTTCCAGCGTCTTGTTCGTGAAATTGCTCAGGACTTTAAG ACTGATTTGAGATTTCAGAGCCACGCAGTTCTTGCACTTCAGGAAGCTGCAGAGGCTTACTTGGTTGGATTGTTCGAAGACACAAACTTGTGTGCTATCCACGCCAAGAGGGTCACCATTATGCCCAAGGACATTCAGCTCGCTAGGCGCATTCGTGGAGAACGTGCTTAG